The following proteins come from a genomic window of Sesamum indicum cultivar Zhongzhi No. 13 linkage group LG10, S_indicum_v1.0, whole genome shotgun sequence:
- the LOC105172385 gene encoding uncharacterized protein LOC105172385, translated as MVMGRWIECRGDLLAEGAKSLQLRLRDRFRVVTVNYHRRRNLRIAGGGGGYFSSTVQRWLDRFSDFRRDSLPSSSTFYRKRVSKDIDAEDDSVLTRMLQAVAVPVIGNVCHVFMHGLNRIQIFGAEKLQHAVLNRPENKSLITVSNHVAAMDDPLVIASLLPPGMLLDANGLRWTLCASDRCFKNPVTSAFFKYAKVLPVSRGDGIYQKGMDLAISKLNRGGWVHIFPEGSRSRDGGKTMGSAKRGIGRLVLDADNIPMVVPFVHTGMQDVMPVGAKFPRIGKTVTILVGDPISFDDLINEGANKNISRGKLYDAVSARIGDRLQKLKLQVEGLAIEQALQLQTYPSHVTERAAGLLQNVDWESLGMENYIGIDDNSPRQEPLLGPNVAQLYPQESSHDERCSRVGASGECGFVSRIRGYMDSTEFMVFAARGLFTNHRTNEYFANLHGVSPLKAWNKFWKSVSGNHHFPANSVFTEAMQC; from the exons ATGGTGATGGGCCGGTGGATAGAATGCAGAGGCGATTTGTTGGCGGAGGGGGCTAAATCGCTGCAGCTTCGGCTGAGGGATCGTTTTAGAGTGGTAACGGTGAACTATCACCGCCGCCGGAATTTGAGAATCGCCGGCGGAGGCGGCGGCTACTTCTCGTCCACTGTCCAGCGGTGGCTCGATCGGTTCTCCGACTTTCGTCGCGATTCTCTGCCTTCCTCCTCCACCTTTTACCGCAAAAGAG TGAGCAAGGATATTGATGCAGAAGATGATTCAGTCTTGACCCGGATGCTTCAGGCTGTCGCTGTTCCTGTGATTGGAAATGTTTGCCATGTTTTCATGCATGGGCTCAATCGTATTCAG ATATTTGGTGCAGAAAAATTGCAACATGCGGTGCTGAATAGGCCTGAGAACAAGTCTCTTATTACG GTTAGTAATCATGTTGCGGCTATGGATGACCCTTTGGTTATTGCTTCCTTACTCCCTCCTGGTATGCTGTTAGATGCAAATGGTTTGAGGTGGACACTTTGCGCATCTGATCGATGTTTCAAAAATCCAGTGACTTCAGCATTTTTCAAGTATGCGAAAGTGCTGCCAGTTTCCCGTGGGGATGGGATATATCAGAAG GGAATGGACTTGGCTATTTCCAAACTGAACCGTGGTGGGTGGGTTCACATATTTCCAGAAGGGAGTCGCTCTCGGGATGGTGGAAAGACCATGGGATCTGCCAAAAGAGGCATTGGAAG GTTGGTCCTGGATGCTGACAATATACCCATGGTTGTTCCTTTTGTGCACACTGGAATGCAGGATGTCATGCCTGTTGGAGCTAAGTTTCCTAGGATTGGCAAAACG GTGACTATACTTGTAGGCGACCCCATTAGTTTTGACGATTTAATAAATGAAGgagcaaataaaaatatttcgaGAGGTAAACTCTATGATGCTGTCTCTGCTAGAATTGGTGATCGACTCCAAAAGCTGAAGCTGCAAGTTGAAGGCTTGGCCATTGAGCAAGCATTACAATTGCAAACATATCCTTCACATGTCACTGAACGAGCCGCTGGTCTTCTGCAAAACGTCGACTGGGAATCACTCGGGATGGAAAACTACATAGGTATTGATGATAACTCGCCGAGGCAAGAACCGTTGCTTGGGCCCAACGTAGCTCAACTCTATCCACAAGAAAGCAGTCATGACGAGCGGTGCTCTAGAGTCGGTGCCTCCGGTGAATGTGGATTTGTTTCGAGGATAAGAGGTTATATGGACTCAACAGAATTTATGGTTTTTGCAGCCAGAGGTTTATTTACTAATCATAGaacaaatgaatattttgCTAATCTGCATGGAGTTAGTCCTTTGAAGGCATGGAATAAATTCTGGAAGTCCGTGTCTGGAAATCATCACTTTCCAGCTAACTCAGTTTTCACTGAGGCAATGCAATGTTGA